The nucleotide window ATAACCATTCCCTCCCGGTATGGCAAGGGTTCCCCTCCCTCCTTCAATCGCTCCGTGATTGATATCGGATCGAGATGATAATACTGGTAAACGCCCGTTGAACTTGGGCTTTCCTTGATAGTTGAAAGGGTGTGATGCATCCTGCAAAGTATTTGTCCACTATGATAGGCTTGTGCTGGTATCCATTGAAAAGGAGATGCCTCTACGAAAGGTGTAACCTGCACCATATAATTCTTATACCTTGTGTATGAAACTCCTTGTTGATTTTGGATTGGTTGTAAGGCAGGTATACCTGCCGCTGAAAGTTTCGAAATGACTAAATTGGCATACTGCAGCCGCTCTAGCTCAAAATCCCGAAGGTAGATTCGTAAAACGTATTTACCCTTACTTGCGCAAATTTTTAGATTCGCGTTAATATAACCGCCACCTAGAAGGGATTCAACCTGTTGCAAATCCCCGAGCCCAAATTCCTTGCAAATTCGCTTAAGATCCCTCAGCAGAGTTCCCCCCTTCCTAATGGAAAGACCTACCAATAACTTTTTAAATCTTCTTCTGATGCAAATCCGTTAAATCCCGGTTCAATTTGTTTTATCAGGGTAAAGAGTTGGGTAAGTAACTTATGATAAATGGAGAAAACAAAAGGAGTATTTTCCGTGGACGAATGGATAAGTTCTATATTTTCATTCTGCTCTATTATTCTTACACCGCTGAAATGATAAAAAATTAGCTGACATTGATCGATATATACATATCCATCTTTTTCAGAAAAGGAATATTTAAGATAATTCCATGGGCCAATATTAACTCCAGGAAGTTCAATATCACATATATTCGAAAATAATTTAGGCATTTCATTTAGATACTTTTGATCCCCGAATATCCCTCTTTTGGGGTCGATTTTGCAAGCTTCTATCGTTTTCTCCTTCCACCAGTTCAAG belongs to Neobacillus sp. OS1-2 and includes:
- a CDS encoding phosphotransferase, with the translated sequence MQQVESLLGGGYINANLKICASKGKYVLRIYLRDFELERLQYANLVISKLSAAGIPALQPIQNQQGVSYTRYKNYMVQVTPFVEASPFQWIPAQAYHSGQILCRMHHTLSTIKESPSSTGVYQYYHLDPISITERLKEGGEPLPYREGMVIADFYSLINQHVIDTSNLPMTIIHGDWNPSNQLYKDTNEVCCFMDFDTLQRGERIFDVAYALYFFLIHYQSEALGWAFLKGYGALTKQEINVLPVLIAKIGLFFGILVENGEFQFARNKPKLDWVISEEGRMTIQGYCSSDS